The proteins below are encoded in one region of Deltaproteobacteria bacterium:
- the glgP gene encoding alpha-glucan family phosphorylase: MEFGLHEEFPIYAGGLGVLAGDFLKAAQDLGLPVVGVGLRWARGYSRQRIGDDGVPVDEFPEYDAGFLADTGARVRVRVAAREVELRVWRTDRWGNAPLFLLEPVAEEDTWITHRLYEPRLDRRVAQEILLGVGGVRALAALGLEVDTYHFNEGHAVFGGIAMIADRMALGAAFPAAWADVRRRIVFTTHTPVPAGNETHPLAELRRLGACRELADGEMRAIGGDPFNMTVAGLRLSRRANAVSALHGEVSRTMWRDVEGASEIVAITNGVHVPTWQDPRIGAARGAPDALWAAHQALKRETVEDVAARTGVRLDPDVLTLGFARRAAGYKRADLIFSDPARIEPLLAGRRLQLVFAGKAHPDDGDGRQIVATLVAMARRHPGAVVFVHDYGMAIGRSLTRGVDVWLNNPLRPLEACGTSGMKAALNGAINVSILDGWWPEACRHGENGWAIGDRGEPDHARDVDALYATLEREVLPAWADRARWLAMMQASIATVEERFSAARMVREYFARLYARG; encoded by the coding sequence ATGGAGTTCGGACTCCACGAGGAGTTCCCGATCTACGCCGGCGGCCTCGGCGTCCTGGCGGGTGACTTCCTGAAGGCCGCGCAGGACCTGGGCCTGCCCGTGGTGGGCGTCGGGCTGCGCTGGGCGCGCGGCTACTCGCGCCAGCGGATCGGCGACGACGGCGTCCCGGTCGACGAGTTCCCGGAGTACGATGCCGGCTTCCTCGCGGACACGGGCGCGCGTGTGCGCGTGCGTGTGGCGGCGCGCGAGGTCGAGCTGCGCGTGTGGCGCACCGACCGCTGGGGGAACGCGCCGCTCTTCCTCCTGGAACCGGTGGCCGAGGAGGACACGTGGATCACGCACCGCCTCTACGAGCCGCGCCTCGACCGCCGCGTGGCGCAGGAGATCCTGCTCGGCGTGGGCGGCGTGCGCGCGCTCGCCGCGCTCGGGCTCGAGGTCGACACCTACCACTTCAACGAGGGCCACGCGGTGTTCGGCGGCATCGCGATGATCGCCGACCGCATGGCGCTGGGGGCGGCGTTTCCCGCCGCCTGGGCCGACGTGCGCCGGCGCATCGTGTTCACCACGCACACGCCCGTCCCTGCCGGCAACGAAACCCATCCGCTGGCCGAGCTGAGGCGCCTCGGCGCGTGCCGCGAGCTGGCGGATGGCGAGATGCGAGCGATCGGAGGCGACCCGTTCAACATGACGGTGGCCGGGCTCCGCCTCTCGCGCCGCGCCAATGCGGTGTCGGCGCTCCACGGCGAGGTCTCGCGCACCATGTGGCGCGACGTGGAGGGCGCGAGCGAGATCGTCGCCATCACCAACGGCGTGCACGTCCCGACCTGGCAGGACCCGCGCATCGGCGCGGCGCGCGGCGCGCCCGATGCCCTGTGGGCGGCGCATCAGGCGCTCAAGCGCGAGACGGTCGAGGACGTCGCCGCACGCACCGGCGTGCGCCTCGACCCCGACGTGCTGACGCTCGGCTTCGCGCGCCGCGCCGCCGGCTACAAGCGCGCCGACCTGATCTTCTCCGACCCGGCGCGCATCGAGCCGCTGCTCGCGGGCCGACGCCTCCAGCTCGTGTTCGCCGGCAAGGCGCATCCCGACGACGGGGACGGGCGGCAGATCGTCGCCACGCTGGTGGCCATGGCGCGGCGCCACCCCGGGGCCGTGGTGTTCGTGCACGACTACGGCATGGCGATCGGCCGCAGCCTGACGCGCGGCGTGGACGTCTGGCTCAACAACCCGCTCCGCCCGCTCGAGGCGTGCGGCACGTCGGGCATGAAGGCGGCGCTGAACGGCGCCATCAACGTCTCCATCCTGGACGGCTGGTGGCCGGAGGCGTGCCGGCACGGCGAGAACGGCTGGGCGATCGGCGACCGCGGCGAGCCCGACCACGCCCGCGACGTGGACGCGCTCTACGCGACGCTGGAGCGCGAGGTCCTGCCCGCGTGGGCCGACCGCGCGCGCTGGCTCGCGATGATGCAGGCCAGCATCGCCACGGTCGAGGAGCGCTTCTCGGCGGCGCGGATGGTGCGCGAGTACTTCGCGCGGCTCTACGCACGCGGGTAG
- a CDS encoding lipid-transfer protein, whose translation MAKRDVCVIGVGMTKFERCELDFTDLVKEAVTAALGMAGIAPDKFEQAFAGYVNGMSCQGQRALYYMGLGGIPVYNVHSYCSTGSSALHLGYQAIASGMNECVLAFGFEKMEKGPLDGQLTGLKERYDEEAKKRPPAAAVMFGDGGRHHMELYGTTKEQFAKVSVKNHRHSVNNPRSQYREACTLEEVLASRLIYDPLTLLQCCPTSDGAGAAILCSQDFARAHGHSRPVKIIGQAMATDLLDDFAQGAMGLIGVGMSRRAAKAVYEQTGLGPEDVQVIELHDCFSTNELITYESLGLCQPGEGGRLIDEDEVTYGGRWVVNPSGGLLSKGHPLGATGLAQCAELVWQLAGIAEKRQVEGARVGLQHNVGLGGACVVTMYRKD comes from the coding sequence ATGGCGAAGCGAGACGTGTGCGTGATCGGCGTCGGCATGACCAAGTTCGAGCGCTGCGAGCTCGACTTCACCGACCTGGTGAAGGAGGCGGTGACCGCTGCCCTCGGCATGGCCGGCATCGCCCCGGACAAGTTCGAGCAGGCCTTCGCCGGCTACGTGAACGGCATGAGCTGCCAGGGGCAGCGCGCCCTCTACTACATGGGCCTCGGCGGCATCCCCGTCTACAACGTGCACAGCTACTGCTCGACGGGCTCGAGCGCGCTCCACCTGGGCTACCAGGCGATCGCGTCGGGCATGAACGAGTGCGTGCTCGCCTTCGGCTTCGAGAAGATGGAGAAGGGTCCGCTCGACGGCCAGCTGACGGGGCTCAAGGAGAGGTACGACGAGGAGGCGAAGAAGCGGCCGCCCGCGGCGGCCGTGATGTTCGGTGACGGCGGCCGCCACCACATGGAGCTCTACGGCACGACCAAAGAGCAGTTCGCGAAGGTGAGCGTCAAGAACCACCGTCACTCCGTGAACAACCCGCGCTCCCAGTACCGCGAGGCGTGCACGCTCGAGGAGGTCCTCGCCTCGCGCCTGATCTACGACCCCCTGACACTCCTCCAGTGCTGCCCCACCTCCGACGGCGCAGGTGCGGCGATCCTCTGCTCGCAGGATTTCGCGCGGGCGCACGGGCACAGCCGGCCGGTCAAGATCATCGGGCAGGCGATGGCGACCGATCTGCTCGACGACTTCGCCCAGGGCGCCATGGGCCTCATCGGCGTCGGCATGTCGCGCCGGGCGGCCAAGGCGGTCTACGAGCAGACGGGCCTCGGCCCCGAGGATGTGCAGGTGATCGAGCTGCACGACTGCTTCAGCACGAACGAGCTCATCACCTACGAGTCGCTCGGGCTCTGCCAGCCCGGCGAGGGTGGGCGGCTGATCGACGAGGACGAGGTGACCTACGGCGGGAGGTGGGTGGTGAACCCCTCGGGCGGCCTCCTCTCCAAGGGCCATCCCCTGGGCGCGACCGGGCTCGCGCAGTGCGCCGAGCTCGTCTGGCAGCTCGCCGGGATCGCCGAGAAGCGCCAGGTCGAGGGCGCCCGCGTCGGCCTCCAGCACAACGTCGGACTCGGCGGCGCCTGCGTCGTCACCATGTACAGGAAGGACTGA
- a CDS encoding N-acetyltransferase family protein → MRTTMVVIRLADEADAGAMLAIYAPYVRETAISFETEPPSEEEFRQRVRSTLEVGPWLLCEERGRVLGYAYAGRFHPRRAYQWTVEVTAYVLAEHHRKGVGLGLYTALLACLALQGFRNAVGVIALPNPASVGLHERVGFAPAGVLRAVGYKHERWHDVGWWQRALGAQDQSPEPPRSLAAVQGDAQWRHALAAGAALVRA, encoded by the coding sequence ATGAGGACGACGATGGTGGTCATCCGCCTCGCCGACGAGGCCGACGCCGGCGCGATGCTCGCGATCTACGCGCCCTACGTGCGCGAGACCGCGATCTCCTTCGAGACGGAGCCGCCCTCCGAGGAGGAGTTCCGGCAGCGCGTCCGGAGCACCCTCGAGGTCGGTCCCTGGCTCCTCTGCGAGGAGCGCGGCCGCGTCCTCGGCTACGCGTACGCTGGGCGGTTCCACCCGCGTCGCGCGTACCAGTGGACCGTCGAGGTGACGGCGTACGTGCTTGCCGAACACCACCGCAAGGGCGTAGGCCTCGGCCTCTACACCGCGCTCCTCGCCTGCCTCGCGCTGCAGGGTTTCCGGAACGCGGTCGGCGTCATCGCGCTCCCCAACCCGGCGAGCGTGGGGCTCCACGAGCGGGTGGGCTTCGCGCCAGCCGGGGTGCTGCGCGCGGTCGGCTACAAGCACGAGCGCTGGCACGACGTCGGCTGGTGGCAGCGCGCGCTCGGCGCGCAGGACCAGTCGCCCGAGCCGCCGCGCTCGCTGGCGGCGGTACAAGGGGACGCGCAGTGGCGCCACGCCCTCGCGGCCGGTGCCGCGCTGGTGCGCGCGTAG
- a CDS encoding enoyl-CoA hydratase: MATDTEDLKFELSDRVATLTLHRPEKLNALSEAMIAAGIEHLRHCAGDAEVGAVVVTGAGRAFCAGGDVSAMGSGAREGLTFEQRVDRQRAGQELSRLLAEMPKVTIAAVNGAVVGAGLGIALSCDLVFASDRARFGTAFAKVGFGGDYGTTWQLTRRVGPAKAKELFFLADLVPAEEAAALGLVNCVFPHDAFLDEVRKIAARIAHGPLVSYRYMKENVNLSLTADFRTVLDREAVTHLRCGQTADHREGVAAFLEKREPRFQGR, translated from the coding sequence ATGGCGACCGACACCGAGGACCTGAAGTTCGAGCTCTCGGACCGGGTGGCGACGCTCACCCTCCACCGCCCCGAGAAGCTGAACGCCCTCTCTGAGGCGATGATCGCCGCCGGCATCGAGCACCTGCGGCACTGCGCCGGGGACGCGGAGGTGGGCGCCGTGGTCGTCACCGGCGCCGGGCGCGCATTCTGCGCGGGCGGCGACGTCTCCGCCATGGGCTCGGGCGCCAGGGAAGGCCTCACCTTCGAGCAGCGCGTCGACCGGCAGCGCGCCGGGCAAGAGCTCTCGCGGCTGCTGGCCGAGATGCCGAAGGTGACGATCGCCGCGGTGAACGGCGCGGTCGTGGGCGCGGGCCTCGGCATCGCCCTCTCCTGCGACCTCGTCTTCGCCTCCGACCGGGCGCGGTTCGGGACGGCCTTCGCGAAGGTGGGCTTCGGGGGCGACTACGGCACCACCTGGCAGCTCACCCGCCGGGTCGGCCCGGCCAAGGCGAAGGAGCTCTTCTTCCTGGCCGACCTCGTCCCGGCCGAGGAGGCCGCGGCGCTCGGGCTCGTGAACTGCGTCTTCCCGCACGACGCCTTCCTGGACGAGGTGCGCAAGATCGCCGCGCGCATCGCGCACGGGCCGCTCGTCAGCTACCGCTACATGAAGGAGAACGTGAACCTGTCGCTCACCGCCGACTTCCGCACCGTGCTCGACCGCGAGGCCGTGACGCACCTCCGCTGCGGCCAGACCGCGGACCATCGCGAGGGCGTCGCCGCCTTCCTCGAGAAGCGCGAGCCCCGCTTCCAGGGCCGGTGA
- a CDS encoding VOC family protein: MRPDRGPSRGRRRLPREARAPLPGPVSAVHIRQVALVARELEPVVADLTAVLGIEVAFRDPGVAAFGLHNAVMPIGETFLEVVSPVREGTTAGRLLDKRGGDGGYMVILQTADLRADRARLGALGVRTVWEVELDDIATVHLHPRDIGGAIVSLDQPVPPESWRWGGSEWRAKARTDVVRGIASVTIQADDPPRMAARWAEVLGLPAPRRPDAAVTLGLAPGAIRFVPVADGRGEGVCALGVTATDAARALVVARARGLPVSGRSVSMGGVRVELE; encoded by the coding sequence CTGCGGCCAGACCGCGGACCATCGCGAGGGCGTCGCCGCCTTCCTCGAGAAGCGCGAGCCCCGCTTCCAGGGCCGGTGAGCGCCGTGCACATCCGCCAGGTGGCGCTCGTCGCCCGCGAGCTGGAGCCGGTCGTCGCCGACCTGACGGCCGTGCTCGGCATCGAGGTCGCGTTCCGCGACCCGGGCGTGGCCGCGTTCGGCCTGCACAACGCCGTCATGCCGATCGGCGAGACCTTCCTCGAGGTCGTCTCGCCCGTGCGCGAGGGCACCACCGCCGGCCGCCTGCTCGACAAGCGGGGCGGCGACGGCGGCTACATGGTGATCCTGCAGACGGCGGACCTGCGCGCCGACCGTGCGCGCCTCGGCGCGCTCGGCGTGCGCACCGTCTGGGAGGTCGAGCTCGACGATATCGCGACCGTCCACCTGCATCCGCGTGACATCGGCGGCGCCATCGTCTCCCTCGACCAGCCCGTGCCGCCGGAGTCGTGGCGCTGGGGCGGGTCCGAGTGGCGGGCGAAGGCCCGCACCGACGTCGTGCGCGGCATCGCGAGCGTGACCATCCAGGCGGACGATCCGCCGCGCATGGCGGCGCGCTGGGCGGAGGTGCTCGGGCTGCCGGCGCCCCGGCGCCCCGACGCCGCGGTCACGCTCGGGCTCGCGCCGGGTGCCATCCGCTTCGTGCCGGTCGCCGACGGCCGCGGCGAGGGCGTGTGCGCCCTCGGCGTCACGGCGACGGATGCCGCGCGCGCCCTCGTGGTGGCGCGGGCGCGGGGGCTCCCGGTGTCGGGGAGGAGCGTGTCGATGGGCGGGGTGCGTGTGGAGCTGGAGTAG
- a CDS encoding SDR family oxidoreductase, which produces MRGLLQDRVAIVSGIGPGLGRAIALACAREGADVVLAARTGAALEGVAAEVRALGRRALPVPTDVARPEDCRRLADAAHAELGRIDVLVNNAFRSAPYEPVEEASMEDWRRIFDVNLFGAVQLSQAVIPRMKAQGGGCIVMIGSMSMRVIEPRFGGYAASKAALVSAVQTLAKELGAAGIRVNSVVPGYIWGPALERYFEQLAAQQGSTPAAVYAEIASRTALGRIPDSDDVAAAVVFFASDLSRAVTGQALDVNAGHYFH; this is translated from the coding sequence ATGAGAGGCCTCCTCCAGGACCGCGTCGCGATCGTGTCGGGCATCGGCCCCGGGCTCGGGCGCGCGATCGCACTCGCCTGCGCGCGCGAGGGGGCGGACGTGGTGCTGGCGGCGCGCACGGGGGCGGCGCTCGAGGGGGTCGCGGCCGAGGTGCGCGCCCTCGGCCGGCGCGCGCTCCCCGTCCCGACCGACGTGGCGCGGCCGGAGGACTGCCGCCGCCTCGCCGACGCGGCGCACGCCGAGCTCGGGCGCATCGACGTGCTCGTCAACAACGCCTTCCGCTCCGCGCCCTACGAGCCGGTGGAGGAGGCGAGCATGGAGGACTGGCGGCGCATCTTCGACGTGAACCTCTTCGGCGCGGTCCAGCTCTCGCAGGCCGTCATCCCGCGCATGAAGGCGCAGGGCGGCGGGTGCATCGTCATGATCGGCTCCATGTCGATGCGCGTCATCGAGCCCCGCTTCGGGGGCTATGCGGCCTCCAAGGCCGCGCTCGTCTCCGCCGTGCAGACCCTGGCGAAGGAGCTGGGCGCCGCGGGCATCCGCGTCAACTCGGTCGTCCCCGGTTACATCTGGGGGCCGGCGCTCGAGCGCTACTTCGAGCAGCTCGCCGCGCAGCAGGGATCGACGCCCGCGGCGGTGTACGCCGAGATCGCGTCGCGCACGGCGCTGGGCCGCATCCCCGACTCGGACGACGTGGCCGCGGCGGTCGTCTTCTTCGCCTCGGACCTGTCACGCGCGGTGACGGGCCAGGCGCTCGACGTGAACGCCGGGCACTACTTCCACTGA
- a CDS encoding LLM class flavin-dependent oxidoreductase: MEFGLFVQAHVPRHEVEVDPAGAEHTRLLREVELAEACDRHGFKYVWSVEHHFLEEYSHLSASEIVLPFIAARTRRIHVGSAIWNLTPPVNHPARVAERVAMLDHLSEGRFEFGTGRGSSSTEFRGFGIPDGETTRAMFDEALREILRMWRETPYGYEGRFFSMPARNVLPKPWTRPHPPLWVACGSPSTFEKAARLGLGALCFSLGTPREFEPLIRTYKDTIRHAEPIGAYVNDNVACVTQLVCMEDRQKARAVAMAMGSSYHTSLVFRYLDTFPRPPGVPEWPRLIPEPDAATLEERIRTGNRLVGDPDEVARGVQLYADVGCDQLIFGLLASRQPQEVALHTIELFGREVIPRFDESPVHSTARMRAAARR, translated from the coding sequence ATGGAGTTCGGCCTCTTCGTCCAGGCGCACGTCCCGCGCCACGAGGTCGAGGTCGACCCCGCCGGCGCCGAGCACACGCGCCTCCTGCGCGAGGTCGAGCTGGCCGAGGCGTGCGACCGCCACGGCTTCAAGTACGTCTGGTCGGTCGAGCACCACTTCCTGGAGGAGTACTCGCATCTCTCGGCGTCGGAGATCGTGCTGCCCTTCATCGCGGCTCGCACCAGGCGCATCCACGTCGGCTCGGCGATCTGGAACCTGACCCCACCCGTGAACCATCCGGCACGCGTCGCCGAGCGGGTCGCCATGCTCGACCATCTCAGCGAGGGCCGTTTCGAGTTCGGCACCGGGCGAGGCTCGTCGTCGACGGAGTTCAGGGGCTTCGGCATCCCCGACGGGGAGACCACGCGCGCCATGTTCGACGAGGCGCTGCGCGAGATCCTGCGCATGTGGCGCGAGACGCCGTACGGCTACGAGGGCCGCTTCTTCTCCATGCCGGCGCGCAACGTGCTCCCCAAGCCGTGGACGCGCCCGCACCCGCCGCTCTGGGTGGCGTGCGGCAGCCCGTCGACCTTCGAGAAGGCAGCCCGCCTCGGCCTGGGCGCGCTCTGCTTCTCGCTCGGGACGCCGCGCGAGTTCGAGCCCCTCATCCGCACTTACAAGGACACGATCCGCCACGCCGAGCCGATCGGCGCCTACGTGAACGACAACGTCGCCTGCGTGACCCAGCTCGTGTGCATGGAGGACCGGCAGAAGGCGCGCGCCGTCGCCATGGCGATGGGGAGCAGCTACCACACGAGCCTCGTCTTCCGGTACCTCGACACCTTCCCGCGCCCGCCGGGCGTGCCAGAGTGGCCGCGGCTCATCCCCGAGCCCGATGCCGCGACGCTCGAGGAGCGCATCCGCACCGGCAACCGCCTGGTCGGCGACCCCGACGAGGTGGCGCGCGGCGTCCAGTTGTACGCCGACGTCGGCTGCGACCAGCTGATCTTCGGCCTGCTCGCCTCGCGTCAGCCGCAGGAGGTGGCCCTCCACACGATCGAGCTCTTCGGGCGCGAGGTGATCCCGCGCTTCGACGAGAGTCCCGTCCACTCGACGGCGCGCATGCGCGCGGCGGCGCGCCGATGA